A stretch of the Medicago truncatula cultivar Jemalong A17 chromosome 5, MtrunA17r5.0-ANR, whole genome shotgun sequence genome encodes the following:
- the LOC11413972 gene encoding uncharacterized protein, with protein sequence MACNSTPLLSPPTTTTISPINHHTLQPLFLTKPTSTHSRKLTTKLQVSSSPTNKPTTPITSRQPPPQKPNAETIFFDGGAHYGDLITNLLLGFTLVWLPLTLAAVSRALYLRYRFTNLRVSVISGLTGEDRSDFSYSVIKDVQVVPRFIGEWGDIVITLKDGTKVDLRSVPKFREIAKYCLSMKEKNSKGLDQSGPKGF encoded by the coding sequence atggCTTGCAATTCTACACCTCTCCTATCACCACCAACAACCACCACCATCTCCCCCATCAACCACCACACCCTCCAACCCCTCTTCCTCACAAAACCCACCTCCACCCACAGCCGTAAACTCACCACAAAACTCCAAGTCTCATCCTCACCAACAAACAAGCCCACAACCCCAATCACATCCAGACAACCACCACCTCAAAAGCCCAATGCAGAAACCATCTTCTTCGACGGTGGAGCTCATTACGGAGACCTCATCACCAACCTCCTCCTAGGGTTCACTCTTGTATGGCTCCCCTTAACACTAGCAGCAGTTTCACGTGCACTTTACCTACGTTACAGGTTCACAAACCTAAGAGTGAGTGTTATATCAGGCTTAACGGGTGAGGACAGAAGTGACTTTTCATATAGTGTTATCAAAGATGTTCAGGTTGTTCCAAGGTTTATTGGTGAATGGGGTGATATTGTTATTACATTAAAAGATGGTACTAAGGTTGATCTTAGGAGTGTTCCTAAGTTTAGAGAAATTGCCAAGTATTGTTTGTCTATGAAGGAGAAGAATTCTAAGGGTTTGGATCAATCTGGTCCTAAAggcttttga